The Bacillota bacterium genome contains a region encoding:
- a CDS encoding ABC transporter ATP-binding protein — protein MSLLEIKNLHTYFNTRKGLIKAANGVSLKVEEGKTLGIVGESGSGKSVTAMSILRLFEPNQKIHEGEVWFEGELISEISETEIRKIRGNRISVIFQEPMTSLNPVLTVTRQISEVLMLHRNMSKEEAHLKTIDLLASVGISNPDKIAKVYSFQLSGGMSQRVMIAMALACRPKLLIADEPTTALDVTIQAQILKLMNDLKRELGTSIIFVTHDLGVINEMADDVAVMYCGQVVENASAKIIFGPNPKYSHPYTEGLMLSIPRLSDKKGRKLEVIPGTVPHPLDLPEGCKFAPRCKYATSKCQKEEPEYIEVGPEHFVRCFYPESEVRINGKKEAK, from the coding sequence TTCAATACCCGAAAAGGATTAATTAAAGCCGCTAATGGTGTATCTTTGAAAGTTGAAGAAGGTAAAACGTTAGGAATTGTTGGGGAATCTGGAAGCGGAAAAAGTGTAACAGCTATGAGTATTCTACGTTTATTTGAACCCAATCAAAAAATTCATGAGGGTGAAGTTTGGTTTGAAGGAGAATTGATTTCCGAAATTTCCGAAACGGAGATTCGCAAAATCCGTGGGAATCGAATTTCTGTTATTTTCCAAGAACCAATGACTAGTTTGAACCCTGTTTTAACTGTTACAAGACAAATTAGTGAAGTATTAATGCTTCATAGAAACATGTCAAAAGAAGAAGCTCATCTAAAAACGATTGATCTTTTAGCGTCGGTTGGGATTTCAAATCCAGATAAGATTGCTAAAGTATATTCTTTCCAATTATCCGGAGGAATGAGTCAACGCGTTATGATAGCAATGGCACTTGCTTGTAGGCCTAAATTACTGATTGCAGACGAACCTACAACAGCACTAGATGTAACAATTCAAGCACAAATCCTTAAACTAATGAATGATCTAAAAAGAGAATTAGGAACTTCTATTATCTTCGTGACTCATGATTTAGGTGTTATCAACGAAATGGCTGATGATGTTGCAGTAATGTATTGTGGACAAGTTGTCGAGAATGCTTCAGCAAAAATTATTTTTGGACCTAATCCAAAATATTCACATCCATATACTGAAGGATTAATGCTTTCCATTCCTAGATTAAGCGACAAAAAAGGAAGGAAATTAGAAGTAATTCCTGGAACCGTTCCACATCCACTTGATTTACCTGAGGGATGTAAGTTCGCTCCAAGATGCAAATATGCTACTTCAAAATGTCAAAAAGAAGAACCTGAGTACATTGAAGTTGGACCTGAACACTTTGTACGTTGTTTCTATCCGGAAAGTGAGGTGCGTATAAATGGAAAAAAAGAAGCTAAGTAA